Within Xanthomonas oryzae pv. oryzae, the genomic segment CTGAGTGCACGGCACGCAGCCGCAACGGATCAGACGCTGGATCTCGGCAAGCGAAAGCTGGGAAAATCCAGGTTTCCGTCCGCTTTGCTCCCGTCCCCAGTCGCAGGCATCATGCACACAGATGCTTAGCTGCGACCTTCCAGGCCTCGACCTCATCCGGGTGGTCGAAGGAGTAGTAGATTTCCTGTCCGGGCTGTAGAAGGTTGTTTAAGGCATTCTGACATTTGCTGCAAGGCGACATCTCTATGTACATTTCCACAATCGTCGGAATGCCAGGTTCATCGGCGATCGCATTCCACAGCGCGGTCAGTTCCCCGTGTGCGCAGGCATTCGCGACATCTACCCCATTGACCTTGAACGGGATGCGGATGCGGCTGTTGCCGAACACGTTGTCGACCTCGCCTCCGTGCTTTATGTAAGTTACAAAGGAACAGCAGGAGCCGGCGCCGATACCGTTGATGCCTCCGTCGTCCTGCGACTGGGCAACTTCGCGCTTCTTCCTCAGGCACGCCCTGACCACGCCGTTGGCGCTGTTGATGTCGTAAGGAACCTTTGTCAGGTTTGGCATTCCAATAACTCCTTTGATTTCTGGCGAATCGTCGTTTACGGAAACGGGGCTAACCACTACCGAGCCCCACCCAATCACGCATTGGAAGAGGAATTTTCCAAGTTCAGCTGACGTGTTGCGCTTGCAAGTTGAGACCATCGGATGCGCAGCATCGTTTCCAGCCGATACGGCTGTCGCCCCGGCTGCCCCGACTTTGGATCGTGCGGCTCGATCAGCGCCAGCAGGTCCTTCCACGGCACGACCTGATCCATCTCGGCCAAGAACACCTCACGCCGCGTCCGCTTGCGCTTGCCGTTGTACTCCGCGTCTCCGAAGGTCAGTTGCATCGTCGTCGTCCCGTTGCGTCTGTGTGATTGTCGCTGGATCGGGGGGGGGGCAGAGTTTCTCTAATTCATTGAATGGTAAGTAAAATAACCATTATTGATTTCAAAAATCCACGCCTTTTGCTCCGCGTCAATTACAGGAGGGGAGAAAGACGCTACACCCATATAATTATTGAAACCCAGCCCCTGCCGCCAATCACCCACGCCTCCACCGAAATATAAAATTGGCAAATCTACCTGAAATCCGGCCGAAGCCATCATCTCATTGAACTTCTCGACATCGTATGGCGCACCCGAAGCAAACATAGAGAAGTGAGCGCCAAGCAGTCTATTATCATCTACGATCTGCAGCGCACCCAGGCAGGAATCTATTTTCGAAAAAGCAATCACCCGCGAAGCGGCGTACTCCCATTCACGGATGATGGGAATTTTATTGGGGCCGGTTTCCGTGACGCTTCGAAGGCCACCTTTTACACAGCGTTCGCTTGGATTATCTTCTTTATTAGCCGAATCGCGCATCGCGCGAGATACCTCATTCTCGTACTCAGAAGCTGCCATTCATCACCTCAGCAAGATTTTAAAAAATAATTGAATAAATAAAATTAAATTGGCAGTCACAATATCTATCTTAAATCCGGAGCCTCCCAGTTAACCACTGTATCTGTGTGGTATTGGGAGTACAGAGCTTGCACGGTATCAAGCGTCGACTTGCAATCGAAACAGCACGGCTTCGAGACTCCCATATGTACGCCCTTTGACGAGTAGCTACTGGCTTTAATCTCTTCCAAAACCTGCATCTCGGCATGCATGCCACCCTGTCCACGCTCGACGATGGCGTATGTAAAATCAAAACCCAGCTCCTGGGCCAGCGCCTCCATATGCCAGTCGTCGAGTCGACGGCTATTTGCCGCCACTAGCCATTCGTTGTTAATGACCGCCAGTGCAACACAATCCATTTGAATCAGTCCTTGGGAAGCTTTTGTCTGCGAAGTTCGGCCAGAGTAACTAATTGCTAGTAAAAAACTTGCAGCCTTGTCCAGGTCGTTTATCTCCGAACGCCGGAGCGCATGGTAGCCCTTATCCTTGCGGTTAACTCGCTTACGCAATGCCTTTGGCATCATTAAACTCCTTTACACCGTTAAATTCCTGCAACAGTGAAATTGGCGATTTTTTTGAATACCGAAAATTAAACCAACGCATGATTTTAAATAATATTGAATCCGCTGCTTATCAAGGTATCGTAGTCAGTCATACAGCTCTCCACTCATGGCCAGGCCTTCCCGTCGCCACCAACAGAAAATTTTCGAAATCAGAGAAACGAATAAACCAATGCGGACTCTTCGACACGAATGTCAAGGCGTTCAGTCCGTTTCCGGTCCACTACCCCACGAAGAAATTTGCGGCTAATCTCCGGCAACATCGAGTTAGTCAAAATCGCATCGATCATCCGGCCACCCGATTCGCTCTCGGTACACCGGCTCACCACCAGCTCCACTACAGACTCGTCGTAGTCGAACGGAATCCTGTAGCGCTCTTCGATCCGCTGCTTGATGCGGTTCAACTGCAATCGCACGATCTGTCCGAGCATGGCGTTACTGAGCGGGTAATACGGAATCGCCACCAGCCGCCCGAGCAATGCCGGCGGAAACACCTTCAACAACGGTTCGCGCAATGCCTTGGCCATGCCGTCCGGATCCGGCATCAATTCCGGGTCCTTGCACAGGCTGGCGATCAGGTCGGTGCCGGCGTTGCTGGTAAGGATGATCAAGGTGTTGCGGAAGTCGATGCGGCGGCCTTCGCCGTCTTCCATCCAGCCCTTGTCGAAGACCTGGAAGAACAGTTCGTGCACGTCCGGGTGGGCTTTTTCCACTTCGTCCAGCAGCACGACCGCGTACGGCTTGCGGCGCACCGCTTCGGTCAGTACGCCACCTTCGCCGTAGCCCACATAGCCCGGCGGTGCGCCCTTGAGCGAGGAGACAGTGTGCGCCTCTTGGTACTCGCTCATGTTGATGGTGATCAGGTTTTGCTCGCCGCCGTACAGCGTTTCGGCCAGGGCGAGTGCGGTTTCGGTCTTGCCGACGCCGGAGGTTCCGGCCAGCAGGAACACGCCGATCGGTTTGTCCGGGTTGTCCAGGCCGGCGCGGCTGGTCTGGATCCGCTTGGCGATCATCTCCATGGCGTGGTCCTGGCCGATCACGCGCTTGGCCAGCAGTTCGGGCAAGCGCAGCACGGTGTCGATCTCGTTGCGGGCCATGCGCCCGACAGGGATGCCGGTCCAGTCGGCGACCACCGCGGCCACGGCTTGGTAATCGACTGTGGGCAGGATCAGCGGCGATTCGCCCTGCAATGCGGCCAGTTCGGCCTGTACCAACTGCAAACGTGCTAAGAGCGCATCGCGATCCACGTGTACCGGCGTTTCGAGCACCGCGATATCGCCAGACGCACGCTGTTCGGCCTCCGTTTCCAACGCACTGCCGGTCCCTTCCACCGGCGCGTTGCCGCCTCGCAGTTGCGCGCGTAGCGACAACAGCGCATCGACCAACGCCTTTTCGGCAACCCAGCGCTGTTCCAGCTCGCGCAGGCGGCCGTGCTCGCTTTGCAGCAGGCTGGCGCAAGCGGCAGCACGCTCATCGACCACGATGCCAATCGCACGCTCGCGCTCGATGATGGCGTGCTCGGTGTCCAGCGATTCGATGCGGCGACGGCTGTCGTCCACTTCCGCAGGCGTGGCATGCAGGCTCACCGCGACGCGCGCGCAGGCGGTATCGAGCAGACTGACCGATTTGTCTGGCAGCTGGCGCGCCGGGATGTAGCGGTGACTGAGCTTGACCGCCGCTTCCAGCGCTTCGTCAAGGATCTGCACGCGGTGGTGCTGTTCCATCGTCGAGGCGACACCGCGCATCATCCGCACGGCCTTGGCCTCGTCCGGCTCGTCGACCTGCACGGCCTGGAAGCGCCGCGTCAATGCAGGGTCTTTTTCGATGTACTTTTTGTACTCGGCAAAGGTGGTCGCGCCTACGGTGCGCAAGGTGCCGCGCGCCAGTGCCGGCTTGAGCAGGTTGGCCGCATCGCCGGTGCCGGCCGCGCCACCGGCGCCGACCAGGGTATGGGTTTCATCCACGAACAGAATGATCGGCTTGGGGCTGGCCTGCACTTCGTCGATGACTGCGCGCAAGCGCTGCTCGAACTCACCTTTCATGCTGGCGCCGGCTTGCAGCAAGCCGACATCGAGCGTGCGCAGCTGCACATCCTGCAACGCGGGCGGCACATCGCCGCGCGCGATACGTTGTGCGAAGCCTTCCACCACCGCGGTCTTGCCGACGCCGGCCTCGCCAACCAGGATCGGGTTGTTCTGGCGGCGCCGCATCAGGATATCGACGACCTGGCGAATCTCCTCGTCGCGGCCGATGATCGGGTCCAGCTTGCCCTCGCGCGCTTGTGCGGTGAGGTCGACCGTGTACAGCGCGAGCGCCGCAGTACCACCTGTTGCGCCAGTCCCAACGGGGGCGACAGCCGCCGCAACGTCGGTGGCATCGTCTTCCGGCGAGCCGGCGACGATGTCATCCAGATCGTCCGCCAGTGCTTCCGCGCGCAGCTTGGCGAACTCGCTCGACATCGCCAGCAACCCGTGACGCAGGCTACGCGTGTGCAGGATCGCCACCAGCAGATCGCCGCCACGGATGCGTTGCCGCCCGTAACGCAACGTGCAGTGCACCCAGGCGCGTTCCACTGCCTCCTCCACGCTGGCCGACAGATCGAAGTGTCCGCCACCGCCGCGCGGCAGGCGATCGAGCGCCACGGTCAGGTCCTGTGCAAGCCGCGACGCATCCAGCGAAAAACGGCGCACGATGCGGTGCAAGTCGCCGTCTTGCGCCTGCAGCAACTGATGCAGCCAGTGCAGCAGTTCCACTTCGTGGTCGCCACGTAGCCTGCAGAACGCAGTGGCCGATTCGATACCGCGATAGGTGGTCTTGTTGAGCTTGCCGAACAAGGCGGCGCGACTGATGTCTGCCATAAAAACTCCAGAAGTGAAAACCGAGAAACGCATCAGGGCGACGTAAGCACGAGCTGGTCGGCATCGAGCGGGCGGCGATAGTGGCCGAGCCACAGCGACAGGCCGATGCGCTGGCCCTGCCCCAGGACTGGCAACGGGACGTCTTCGCGCGCCAGCACGAGTTGTAAGTCCCAGGCCTGCTCGTCGCCGATGTAGCCGCGTACTGCGGCGGTCAGTACGTCCAGGGCCTGGCCGCCCGGCAGGAACTCGCGGTAGCGGGCGATCTCCAAGGGGCCGATCCGCAGGCGGAAGCGATGCTGCGCGTTGCGCGCCGATGCGCCAAGCGTGGCGTCACGCCCGATACGCGCAGCAGCACGTCCCATCCGCAGTCGCCCTTCCTCGGGCAGCGTCAACCAGTTGGCAACCAATTCCTGCACCTGCACCGGGACGTCGAACAGGCCGGTCAGCACAGCACGCAAGCCTTCCGCATTGCGCGCCTGGGCAATGAAGCGACCGGCGAAGTGCCGGCGTGCAGCCACCGGCATCGCATCGCGATCACGTAACGCAGGTTGGTCCACACCGGTTAACGCATCCAGCCGCGCGCCGAAGCGGTCATCGCCCACGCGATCCATCTGCACGGTGGGTCGCGCATCGGCCCAGGCGCGATACCACAGCGCAATCATGCGATGGTGAAACATGTCGGCAAAGGCCGCAAAGGTGGGATCGCCAGCGCTTTCACGTTCGATGGCGTGCTCGGTCAGGTGCAACGGCAGCGCACCATGCGGGCCGAACAAGCCCAGCGACAGCGTGCGCAGGGTCGGCGGGCGACCGTCAACGCCAGCGTGCACGCTGTCGATGTCGCGCGGAGGAAATTCCAGCGAGGCGCGCTGGCCCAAACGCACAGGCTCTTCCAACGGCCGTGCTGCCTGGCCCAGACGCGGTTGCGCCGGATGCGCGCACTCCAGCCACCGCAGCGCTTCGAATAGCTCGAAGGCCTGCGGTTGCGCATCCAGCCGCGCGAACAGCGCTACAGGATCGGCCGATTGCCGAGATGGGCTGGCCATCGAGCGACCTCGTTGCGTTCGGGCGTGCATAGCACGGTTTCGGTAAAGGAATTGAGCGATGCCTGGCGCGCAAAGACATGCCGCAGCACCGAGGCAAGCAGATAGACGCCCTGCCCTTCAAAGGCCGCGTCGTCGCAGGTCAAGGTGATCTCAAGTCCGCGGCCATAGGTGGCCGGGCCCGGCACCGGAATGCGCCTTACGATCGGGCGCGAAGCGATGCGGCGCACGCCGTCTACCTGTCGTCGCGCAGCGGCATCGTGCGGGTCGTGGTACAGCGTGAGCATCTCGCGCAATGCGGTGGCACCGTCGTCGCCGGCATCCAGCAGCGAGAGATAGTTCAACTGCAGATGGCTGATCAGGCGCCAGCGGGTATCGCCGGCGGTCACGCCCGAGCGCGGTCGCGTTGGACCTGCAACGCAGCGGATCGACGCCACCGGGCCGCCATCGTCGAGGACGAAGTCGGTGCTGGATTTGCCCACCGGCATATGCAGCGGCAGATCGCGGTTGCTGCACCACAGCTGCATGCCCAGTTGCCGCAGTTGGTGCGAATACGGCGCCTGGTCGCCATCGACCAACGACAGGAACACCTCGCTGCCAACGTAGCTCGAGCGCGGCCCGGTACGACGCTGTCCCGTCGACAGCCGCCGCGGCTGCCGTCGCAAGGCATAAAATGCCGAACGCCGCTCATGCCAACTGCGCGGCTGCGCGCCATAGAACGGCTCGAAACGCTGCATTGGCGCATTGCCATCGCCGAAGCCTTCGACCTGCTCCACGCCATGAATCTCGAAGTCCATCGGCCGCGTGCGGTCGGCCAACACGTGGTGCTCGGAGATGCCGGGATGCAGATGGATACGATCACCGCGCCGAGGAAACAGGTTGATCGCCGGGGTGCAATGCAGGCGGAAGTTACTTGCGTCCACCGCGTTATCGAGCCGCTCGACGCTGCGGTCGAACCACACCAACATCTCGAATTCGGCGCACGCCGCTCGCGTCAGCACCTGCGCCAGGCCATCGAAGGCGGTAAACAGGAAACGCTCGGGGCAGGCAAAATATTCCTGCAGCAGGCGATAGCCGCTGAAAGAGCGTTCGCTGCGCGGCAGCAGCGCCTGCTCGTCATCGAAGCCCTGCGGCTGCAGATGCTCGGGACCGAAGGTGCGCGTCAGCACCTGCCCATCCGCGGAGCGGGCACGCACCACAAATCCCAACGCATTGGCATGCAGTTGTTCGTGGAGGGTGCCGGCCAACCCATCGGCGCCGGTGATGAAGATCGGCAATGTGTCCAGCGCCAGCATGTCCAGGCGCAGCCCGGGGTCGACGTTGAAGACCAGGCGAAGGCCGGCGCGCGCACGCGGCTCGACCGGCACACCGAGCGTGGCCAGCGCTGCCGGCGAGGTGAGATAACTGGCGGCAGTCAGGCGCAGCGGCAACAGCGTCACCGCGTGCGCGGTGCGATATTCGCAGGCGGTGCGGTCGCCATGCCCGATCAACGAGCGCAACGCGCTGCCGCGCGGCACCACATGCCCCGCTGGGCCGATGCCCTCGCCTTGCTCCGGTTGCAGCTCCACCACGGCCATCGACGGCACCGGCGACAGGAAATGTGGATACAGCATTTCCGTCAGATGCTGCGCGAATGCAGGCTGCTGGGCTTCGAGTTCGACCTGCACGCGCGCAGACAGGAAGGCAAACCCTTCCAGCAGACGTTCGACATACGGGTCGGCGCACTCGATACCGCTCATCCCAAGCCGGCCCGCCACTTTCGGATACGCCTGCGCGAATTCCGCACCCATCTCGCGCACATGCTGCAACTCGCGGTTGTAGTGATGGAGCAGGCGCGGATCCATACGTCAGTGGCCTGCCGAAGACAGACTGAAACGACCGGTTTCCAGATCGAGATCGGTGCGCAGATACAGCGCCAGCGGCAGCGGCTGTGCCCACAATTCGGAATCGATGACGAAGGACAGCGACATGCGGTCCATGCGCCCGATATCCACTTTCGCGGTGACCTGCAGGCTGGCCGCAGCCAGGCGCGGCTCGAACGCCACAATCGCCTCACGAATGCGGTTCTGCAGTGCGATCACGTCCAGCCCCGCCAGCCGTGCGCCGGCCAGGTCGGGAATGCCGTAATTGAGTACCGAGCTGGCGACGTGCGGATACGCCTGCAACGCATCCTCATGCCAGTGGCGCGTGCAATTGAGCAGCCAGGCCAGGTCGCGCATGACGCAGTCGCGCAGCTTGGCTGGACTGATCGCCCGCGCGTCGCGGCTTTCCGCCGGTTCGTGTCGGCGGTCGTCGATCAATCGGTCCAGCAGCGATGGCTGCAAACGCTCTTGTTGGGTCAGTTCGGCCATGGCGCTTCCACCGCGGCGGTGTCGAATGCGATGTGGCGGATGTCGAGCACCGGGTAGTCGTCCTCGCTGCCAGCCAGCAAGCGTTGCCCCAGACCGCATGCGGACAACGCCTCGCCCTTCCATTCGGTGCGCTGGCCAAGGCGGATCGCGCCCTGCTCGCTGTGTTGGCTACCGGGGTAACGGCACGGCACCACGCCACGGCTGCGTGTGCCGTCATGCCATTGGATGTCGACCGACTGCCATAGCAAGTCGCGCAGCGTGGTCGGGGCTTCCAAGCACAGGCTGCGCAATTGGACGAACGGCACCCACGCGTAGCCCACTTCGAGGATGACCTCAAGGCACGGACCAAAACGCGGGTCGGCGTCGGCCAGCCAGTCGAAACGCCGGCCATCGATATGGCCAGCGATGGCATCGGCTTGCGTAAGCGCCAGGGCACGCCGTCGCGCTGCCTGCCCTGGTTCGCCGTCGCGATCATGCTGCAATGCCTGCAGCAGATCCTGCTGCCACGGCGGGACCTGACCAGGCATCAGCGGCATCATTCGGCCGGCCAGCACCTGTTCGCGTTCCAGTTCAGCGTCGAGGATGCGCACATACGCAGCCACGACCCCGCCCCAACCCTGGTCCAACTCCGCGGCCAGGCGCAATTGTTGTTGCGCGCGCTGCCACTCTCCGGCCACCGCAAGCAGTTGGAACAGCCCGATGCGCGCTTGGGCATCGGCCGGGCACTGCCGCACCCAGTCCTTGGCGGTGGCCAACGATTGCGCCGGGTCGCCCGCCTTGATCAGGCGGGCGCAGGCATGTTCGGGATGGACAGCAGACATCGGCAGCGGCGCTCCGGTTGGGGGATGCGTGGGGCTCAGGACTTCTTCACTTCCTGCATGTTGAACGTGAAGTCCTTGGTGCCGCCCTGCTTCTTGCCCTTGTCGTCCTGCGGCTGGAACGAATACTTGAACTTGCCGAAATGCAGGGTCACGTTTTCGGTCAGACGGTCCTCGCCACCGCTACCGCCGGTGGACACCGAGGTGATCATCACGCCTTCGCTGAGTTCGATCGTCACGTAGTCCGACTGCTCGCCGGTGGCGTTGGTGACGTACAGCGTGGCCGAATCCACACGCGCACCCGTGCAGCAGGCGTTGAGCAAGGCATTGGAGCAACTATCGACGTACTTGGTGATGGAAATATCCTTCACATTGGCCTTGCCGCCGGCTGCATACCCGGCGCCGGTATGCAGGTTGCCGGTGTTGCTGGTGCCCCACGACCAGGCAATGATCGGCACTTGGTCCTTGTGCTTGGTATGGTTGGACGCGCCCTTGATCTCGACGTCGCCCGAGCCGAATTTGAGATGCATATCGAAAGCCATGGAACTTCTCCAGTGATGGGTGGTGCAGGAAGGGGGAGCCGATCCCGTGGCGTTGTCAGCCGCAGGGCGTTGGTGTTCGAAAGCGAGGCCTGTGGCCGATCAGGCTGCCTGCGCCGATGGCAAGCGCGAGACCAGGCGTAGCGATACCGTCAGGCCTTCGAGCTGGTAATGCGGGCGCAGGAAGAACTTGGAGGTGTAGTAGCCGGGGTTGCCCTCGACCTCTTCGACGACCACTTCGGCAGCAGCCAATGGCTTACGCGCCTTGGTTTCTTCGCTGGAATTGGCCGGGTCGCCGTCGACGTAGTTCATCACCCAATCGGTCAACCAGCTCTGCATCTGCTGGCGCGTGCTGAACGAGCCGATCTTGTCGCGCACGATGCACTTCAAATAGTGCGCGAAGCGGCAGCAAGCGAACATATACGGCAGGCGTGCGCTCAGCGCCGCGTTGGCGGTGGCATCCGGGTCGTCGTATTCCTCGGGCTTGCCCAGCGACTGCGCGCTGATGAAGGCTGCCATGTCGGTGTTCTTGCGATGTACCAGCGGCATCAGACCCATCTTGTCGAGTTCGGCCGAACGGCGGTCGGTAATCGCGACCTCGGTCGGGCACTTCATGTCCACACCGCCATCGTCGGCCGGGAAGGTATGCGTCGGCAGGCCTTCCACCGCCCCACCCGACTCCACGCCGCGAATGCGGGTGCACCAACCGTACTGCTTGAAGGAGCGGTTGATGTTGACCGCCATCGCGTAGGCGGCGTTTTGCCAGGTGTAGCACGACGAATCGGCGCCCTGGGTGTCTTCTTCGAAGTCGAACGCTTCCACCGGATCGGTCTTGACTCCGTACGGCAGCCGCGCCAGCGTGCGCGGCATGGCAAGCGCCAGGTACTTGGCATCCTCGCTCTGACGCAACGAACGCCAAGCCGCGTAATCGGGGGTGGAAAAAATCTTGGCCAGATCGCGCGGGTTGGACAGCTCGCTCCAGCTTTCCATCCCCATCAGGCCAGGACCCGCAGCGGCGATGAAAGGCGCATGCGAGGCGGCGGCAATCTGGCTGATGCCGCGCAGCGTGTCGACATCCTGCGGGCTATGGTCGAAGTGGTAATCGCCAATCAAACAGCCGTAGGGTTCGCCACCCAGCTGGCCGTACTCGGCTTCGTAAATTTTCTTGAATAC encodes:
- the tssH gene encoding type VI secretion system ATPase TssH yields the protein MADISRAALFGKLNKTTYRGIESATAFCRLRGDHEVELLHWLHQLLQAQDGDLHRIVRRFSLDASRLAQDLTVALDRLPRGGGGHFDLSASVEEAVERAWVHCTLRYGRQRIRGGDLLVAILHTRSLRHGLLAMSSEFAKLRAEALADDLDDIVAGSPEDDATDVAAAVAPVGTGATGGTAALALYTVDLTAQAREGKLDPIIGRDEEIRQVVDILMRRRQNNPILVGEAGVGKTAVVEGFAQRIARGDVPPALQDVQLRTLDVGLLQAGASMKGEFEQRLRAVIDEVQASPKPIILFVDETHTLVGAGGAAGTGDAANLLKPALARGTLRTVGATTFAEYKKYIEKDPALTRRFQAVQVDEPDEAKAVRMMRGVASTMEQHHRVQILDEALEAAVKLSHRYIPARQLPDKSVSLLDTACARVAVSLHATPAEVDDSRRRIESLDTEHAIIERERAIGIVVDERAAACASLLQSEHGRLRELEQRWVAEKALVDALLSLRAQLRGGNAPVEGTGSALETEAEQRASGDIAVLETPVHVDRDALLARLQLVQAELAALQGESPLILPTVDYQAVAAVVADWTGIPVGRMARNEIDTVLRLPELLAKRVIGQDHAMEMIAKRIQTSRAGLDNPDKPIGVFLLAGTSGVGKTETALALAETLYGGEQNLITINMSEYQEAHTVSSLKGAPPGYVGYGEGGVLTEAVRRKPYAVVLLDEVEKAHPDVHELFFQVFDKGWMEDGEGRRIDFRNTLIILTSNAGTDLIASLCKDPELMPDPDGMAKALREPLLKVFPPALLGRLVAIPYYPLSNAMLGQIVRLQLNRIKQRIEERYRIPFDYDESVVELVVSRCTESESGGRMIDAILTNSMLPEISRKFLRGVVDRKRTERLDIRVEESALVYSFL
- the tssG gene encoding type VI secretion system baseplate subunit TssG, producing MASPSRQSADPVALFARLDAQPQAFELFEALRWLECAHPAQPRLGQAARPLEEPVRLGQRASLEFPPRDIDSVHAGVDGRPPTLRTLSLGLFGPHGALPLHLTEHAIERESAGDPTFAAFADMFHHRMIALWYRAWADARPTVQMDRVGDDRFGARLDALTGVDQPALRDRDAMPVAARRHFAGRFIAQARNAEGLRAVLTGLFDVPVQVQELVANWLTLPEEGRLRMGRAAARIGRDATLGASARNAQHRFRLRIGPLEIARYREFLPGGQALDVLTAAVRGYIGDEQAWDLQLVLAREDVPLPVLGQGQRIGLSLWLGHYRRPLDADQLVLTSP
- a CDS encoding type VI secretion system accessory protein TagJ yields the protein MSAVHPEHACARLIKAGDPAQSLATAKDWVRQCPADAQARIGLFQLLAVAGEWQRAQQQLRLAAELDQGWGGVVAAYVRILDAELEREQVLAGRMMPLMPGQVPPWQQDLLQALQHDRDGEPGQAARRRALALTQADAIAGHIDGRRFDWLADADPRFGPCLEVILEVGYAWVPFVQLRSLCLEAPTTLRDLLWQSVDIQWHDGTRSRGVVPCRYPGSQHSEQGAIRLGQRTEWKGEALSACGLGQRLLAGSEDDYPVLDIRHIAFDTAAVEAPWPN
- the tssE gene encoding type VI secretion system baseplate subunit TssE, which translates into the protein MAELTQQERLQPSLLDRLIDDRRHEPAESRDARAISPAKLRDCVMRDLAWLLNCTRHWHEDALQAYPHVASSVLNYGIPDLAGARLAGLDVIALQNRIREAIVAFEPRLAAASLQVTAKVDIGRMDRMSLSFVIDSELWAQPLPLALYLRTDLDLETGRFSLSSAGH
- the tssF gene encoding type VI secretion system baseplate subunit TssF — protein: MDPRLLHHYNRELQHVREMGAEFAQAYPKVAGRLGMSGIECADPYVERLLEGFAFLSARVQVELEAQQPAFAQHLTEMLYPHFLSPVPSMAVVELQPEQGEGIGPAGHVVPRGSALRSLIGHGDRTACEYRTAHAVTLLPLRLTAASYLTSPAALATLGVPVEPRARAGLRLVFNVDPGLRLDMLALDTLPIFITGADGLAGTLHEQLHANALGFVVRARSADGQVLTRTFGPEHLQPQGFDDEQALLPRSERSFSGYRLLQEYFACPERFLFTAFDGLAQVLTRAACAEFEMLVWFDRSVERLDNAVDASNFRLHCTPAINLFPRRGDRIHLHPGISEHHVLADRTRPMDFEIHGVEQVEGFGDGNAPMQRFEPFYGAQPRSWHERRSAFYALRRQPRRLSTGQRRTGPRSSYVGSEVFLSLVDGDQAPYSHQLRQLGMQLWCSNRDLPLHMPVGKSSTDFVLDDGGPVASIRCVAGPTRPRSGVTAGDTRWRLISHLQLNYLSLLDAGDDGATALREMLTLYHDPHDAAARRQVDGVRRIASRPIVRRIPVPGPATYGRGLEITLTCDDAAFEGQGVYLLASVLRHVFARQASLNSFTETVLCTPERNEVARWPAHLGNRPIL
- the tssC gene encoding type VI secretion system contractile sheath large subunit translates to MRNLMVTQHSAAQDLAEAQPQTSQTDDFAALLTREFRPRSERAGEEVRLAVRTLAEQVLERSDIISDDLAQTINAYVAEIDRKISEQLNLILHAPQFQALEGAWRGLHYLVSNTESDTQLKIRVLNVSKRELAKNLKRFKGTAWDQSPVFKKIYEAEYGQLGGEPYGCLIGDYHFDHSPQDVDTLRGISQIAAASHAPFIAAAGPGLMGMESWSELSNPRDLAKIFSTPDYAAWRSLRQSEDAKYLALAMPRTLARLPYGVKTDPVEAFDFEEDTQGADSSCYTWQNAAYAMAVNINRSFKQYGWCTRIRGVESGGAVEGLPTHTFPADDGGVDMKCPTEVAITDRRSAELDKMGLMPLVHRKNTDMAAFISAQSLGKPEEYDDPDATANAALSARLPYMFACCRFAHYLKCIVRDKIGSFSTRQQMQSWLTDWVMNYVDGDPANSSEETKARKPLAAAEVVVEEVEGNPGYYTSKFFLRPHYQLEGLTVSLRLVSRLPSAQAA
- a CDS encoding Hcp family type VI secretion system effector, with amino-acid sequence MAFDMHLKFGSGDVEIKGASNHTKHKDQVPIIAWSWGTSNTGNLHTGAGYAAGGKANVKDISITKYVDSCSNALLNACCTGARVDSATLYVTNATGEQSDYVTIELSEGVMITSVSTGGSGGEDRLTENVTLHFGKFKYSFQPQDDKGKKQGGTKDFTFNMQEVKKS